Proteins encoded within one genomic window of Epinephelus lanceolatus isolate andai-2023 chromosome 9, ASM4190304v1, whole genome shotgun sequence:
- the cyp1d1 gene encoding cytochrome P450 1D1, which yields MRLSFGTLPIKENPDTSLSSVTVALCLLTLLLMALRGRKSHHHHSRLDHTKYPPPPGPTPWPLVGNLLQMGDQIHLSLTRLRLQYGDVFKMRLGSLTVVVLSGYTTIRQALVRQGEAFAGRPDLFTFSAVANGTSMTFSEKYGPAWMLHKKLCKNALRSFSQAEPRGSGATCLLEEHVCAEAAEMVEVIREQAAAKGEMGHDMTDIDPVMPLVTSVANVVCALCFGKRYDYNDKEFLTIVHINNEVLRIFAAGNLADFFPVFRYFPSPSLRKMVQHIHRMNGFMERSIEEHINTFDKNCIRDITDALIALCEDREENKDSSELSNSQIIHTVIDIFGAGFDTIIAGLQWSLLYLIKYPDIQDRIHQEIDNHIGTARLPRFSDKPKMPFTEAFIYEVFRHASYVPFTIPHCTTRNITLNGYYIPKDTCVFINQYQVNHDIDLWGDPDTFRPDRFLSPSGLLNKELTEKVLIFGMGKRRCLGDGFARLEMFIFLTTLLHGLQIANVPGQELDLSTDFGLTMKPRPYRITIASRF from the exons ATGAGACTGTCGTTTGGGACGCTGCCCATCAAGGAGAACCCTGATACTTCTCTGTCCAGTGTcactgttgctctgtgtcttcTCACCCTCCTCCTGATGGCCCTCAGGGGCCGAAagagccaccaccaccactcccgATTGGACCACACAAaatatccccctcctcctggCCCCACGCCGTGGCCCCTTGTCGGCAATCTGCTCCAGATGGGGGACCAGATTCATCTTTCTCTAACCCGCTTGAGGCTCCAGTATGGCGATGTTTTCAAG ATGCGTCTTGGCTCTTTGACTGTTGTCGTCCTGAGTGGATACACCACCATCAGACAGGCACTGGTTCGGCAAGGAGAAGCTTTTGCTGGGCGTCCTGACCTATTCACCTTCTCTGCCGTAGCCAACGGGACCAGTATGACCTTCAGTGAGAAGTATGGACCAGCTTGGATGCTCCATAAGAAGCTGTGCAAGAACGCCCTCAGGTCTTTCTCCCAGGCTGAGCCCAGAGGTTCTGGTGCCACCTGCCTGCTAGAGGAGCACGTCTGTGCTGAAGCAGCAGAGATGGTGGAGGTGATTCGGGAACAGGCTGCTGCTAAAGGGGAAATGGGCCATGATATGACGGATATAGATCCAGTGATGCCCCTGGTAACCTCGGTGGCAAATGTTGTCTGTGCCCTCTGTTTTGGGAAAAGGTACGACTACAACGACAAGGAATTCCTCACTATTGTTCACATCAACAACGAGGTCCTGAGGATCTTTGCAGCTGGGAACCTGGCTGATTTTTTCCCTGTGTTCCGCTACTTTCCAAGTCCATCTCTAAGGAAGATGGTCCAACACATTCATAGGATGAATGGATTCATGGAGCGTAGCATTGAGGAACATATCAACACTTTTGATAAG AACTGTATACGGGACATAACAGACGCTCTGATTGCACTTTGTGAGGACAGAGAAGAAAATAAGGATTCATCTGAGCTCTCCAACTCTCAGATCATCCACACTGTCATAGATATCTTTGGAGCAG GATTTGACACCATCATTGCTGGTTTACAGTGGAGCCTGTTGTACCTGATCAAGTATCCTGACATCCAGGACAGAATACACCAAGAGATAG aCAACCACATTGGCACAGCCAGACTGCCCAGGTTTTCAGATAAGCCCAAGATGCCTTTCACAGAAGCGTTCATATATGAGGTGTTTCGCCATGCTTCATACGTCCCTTTCACAATTCCTCACTG TACTACGAGAAACATCACCCTGAACGGATATTACATTCCTAAAGACACATGTGTCTTCATTAACCAGTATCAAGTCAATCATGATAT TGATCTTTGGGGTGACCCGGACACATTTCGTCCTGATCGCTTTCTGAGTCCCTCAGGACTCCTCAACAAGGAGCTGACGGAGAAGGTCCTCATCTTTGGCATGGGCAAGAGACGCTGTCTTGGTGATGGATTTGCACGTTTGGAGATGTTTATCTTTCTCACCACGCTGCTCCATGGGCTGCAGATTGCAAATGTTCCAGGGCAGGAGTTGGATCTCAGCACCGATTTTGGCCTGACTATGAAACCGCGACCGTACAGGATTACCATCGCCTCAAGGTTTTAG